A window from Candidatus Rickettsiella viridis encodes these proteins:
- the guaA gene encoding glutamine-hydrolyzing GMP synthase, with the protein MTIPQERILILDFGSQYTPLIARRIREQHVYCEIHPYDMPESQIKAFAPKGIILSGGPETVTLESTPRAPKIVFELGCPVLGICYGMQTMAEQLGGKVVACSNREFGYAHAQITEPTELLKEITDKKGNPYLDVWMSHGDHVEQVPPEFIIILNTPNTPIAGMADPKRNFYALQFHPEVTHTQQGKEILERFVDKICDCRPSWTAHNILEHEIAEIKQKVGEEKVLLALSGGVDSTVLAALLHKAIGKQLLCVFVNTGLLRTTDKDSAIQALADDMNISVVKIDASDRFLKALGGITDPEEKRKAIGNLFVEIFEAESTKHPDIAWLAQGTIYSDVIESAGTTTQKAHAIKSHHNVGGLPDTLKLKLLEPLRELFKDEVCQLGLELGLPPELVYKHPFPGPGLAIRVLGEVTPKNIDLVRKADVILQEELRKHNHYDKISQAFCVFLPVKSVGVIGDARQYAPIIAIRAIETIDFMTARWAHLPYALLETISNRIINEVAGISRVVYDVSGKPPATIEWE; encoded by the coding sequence ATGACCATCCCCCAAGAACGTATTCTTATCCTCGATTTCGGCTCTCAATACACCCCACTTATTGCACGACGTATTCGTGAACAACACGTTTACTGTGAAATTCATCCTTACGATATGCCGGAATCACAAATTAAAGCATTCGCCCCTAAAGGTATTATTTTATCAGGCGGACCTGAGACGGTTACTTTAGAGTCAACGCCGCGTGCACCCAAAATAGTTTTTGAGCTAGGCTGCCCTGTTTTAGGTATTTGTTATGGGATGCAAACCATGGCTGAGCAACTCGGTGGAAAAGTAGTCGCCTGCTCAAACCGTGAATTTGGTTACGCTCATGCTCAAATTACAGAACCCACTGAATTATTAAAAGAGATTACTGATAAAAAGGGTAACCCTTACCTTGATGTTTGGATGAGCCATGGTGATCACGTTGAGCAAGTACCGCCCGAATTTATTATCATACTCAATACGCCTAATACACCTATCGCGGGTATGGCAGACCCTAAACGAAATTTTTATGCTTTACAGTTTCATCCCGAAGTGACCCATACCCAACAAGGGAAAGAAATCTTAGAACGATTTGTAGACAAAATCTGTGATTGCCGCCCCAGTTGGACTGCGCATAACATTTTAGAGCATGAAATAGCTGAAATAAAACAAAAAGTAGGCGAAGAAAAAGTATTATTAGCCTTATCCGGTGGCGTGGACTCTACTGTTCTTGCAGCCCTATTGCATAAAGCCATTGGCAAACAACTACTCTGTGTGTTTGTAAACACGGGTTTATTGCGCACTACCGATAAAGATTCTGCTATTCAGGCACTGGCTGATGATATGAATATCTCAGTTGTAAAAATAGATGCCTCTGATCGCTTTTTAAAAGCATTAGGGGGGATCACTGATCCCGAAGAAAAACGCAAAGCAATTGGTAACCTGTTTGTAGAAATATTTGAAGCAGAATCCACTAAACATCCTGATATCGCCTGGCTAGCACAAGGCACCATTTATTCCGATGTCATCGAATCGGCTGGTACTACCACACAAAAAGCGCATGCGATTAAATCCCACCATAATGTCGGAGGGTTACCCGATACACTTAAGCTTAAACTATTAGAACCCTTGCGCGAATTATTCAAAGATGAAGTGTGTCAATTAGGATTAGAATTAGGTTTACCGCCTGAATTGGTCTATAAACATCCTTTTCCAGGCCCTGGTTTAGCGATACGTGTTTTAGGTGAAGTAACCCCAAAAAATATTGATTTAGTTCGGAAGGCCGACGTTATTCTTCAAGAAGAACTCAGAAAACACAATCACTATGACAAAATAAGCCAAGCTTTCTGCGTGTTTTTACCCGTTAAATCCGTAGGTGTGATTGGCGATGCGCGACAATATGCGCCAATTATCGCAATACGTGCCATAGAAACCATTGATTTTATGACCGCGCGATGGGCACATCTTCCCTATGCTTTATTAGAAACGATTTCTAATCGCATTATCAATGAAGTTGCTGGAATCTCCCGCGTTGTTTATGACGTATCAGGGAAACCACCTGCTACCATTGAATGGGAGTAA
- a CDS encoding glycerophosphodiester phosphodiesterase encodes MFPNYQANSKPLVIAHRGGAGLWPENTLFALQEAAKSGVDLSEIDIHMTRDGVLVAIHDASVDRTTNAKGLVQELTLAEIKRLDAGYQWTNDGGHTFPFRGQGITIPSLNEIFTAFPRQVISLEIKQTDPPIVAALRETINRHGKSKQVLVSAFDARTMKVFRRLCPKIATAASDPEIHRFSRLSRTYLERFSSVKATAFEVPVEAVTARFIKSAHKKNKRVDVWTVNEVEEMERLLALEVDGILTDYPDRLMNVLRTNKPPEISA; translated from the coding sequence ATGTTTCCAAATTATCAGGCTAATAGTAAACCGCTGGTTATTGCCCATCGAGGAGGCGCTGGTTTATGGCCTGAAAATACCTTGTTTGCGCTGCAGGAGGCGGCAAAATCAGGGGTTGATTTAAGTGAAATTGATATCCATATGACTCGCGATGGGGTTCTAGTGGCTATTCATGATGCATCAGTGGATCGAACCACGAATGCAAAAGGCCTCGTTCAAGAGCTGACATTGGCGGAGATAAAACGTTTGGACGCAGGGTATCAATGGACAAACGATGGGGGGCATACCTTCCCTTTTAGAGGACAGGGCATCACGATTCCTTCTTTAAATGAAATTTTTACTGCTTTCCCTCGGCAGGTTATTAGTTTAGAGATAAAGCAAACAGACCCACCTATTGTCGCTGCTTTGAGAGAGACGATTAATCGCCATGGTAAATCGAAGCAGGTTTTGGTTTCCGCTTTTGATGCGCGGACGATGAAAGTTTTTCGCAGGCTTTGCCCTAAGATTGCTACTGCAGCGTCTGATCCTGAAATTCATCGTTTTTCAAGGTTGAGCCGAACCTATTTAGAGCGATTTTCTTCAGTCAAGGCTACTGCTTTTGAAGTGCCTGTTGAGGCAGTAACCGCCCGTTTTATAAAGTCAGCACATAAAAAAAACAAGCGTGTTGATGTTTGGACGGTCAATGAAGTTGAAGAAATGGAACGATTATTAGCTTTGGAGGTCGATGGTATTTTAACGGATTACCCTGATCGGCTAATGAATGTGTTACGAACGAATAAACCACCTGAAATCTCCGCTTAA
- a CDS encoding glycine cleavage system protein R: protein MENLVVVVLGPSESPSIIEEIFRLVAHSGCHIMDARVSTTATHVTMTILIGGAWNTIAKFETVIKKYDNQVLVARTQARTAQPDSFPYTSYIVAPDTSDALIKITEFLAEQEITLYNIQVESYKAPMTEATMLGISVAFGVPATHLVADFREHFIVFCDENNFDVAMEPQKN from the coding sequence ATGGAAAACCTGGTTGTTGTTGTCCTAGGCCCTAGTGAATCCCCCTCCATTATTGAAGAAATTTTTAGGCTGGTTGCCCATAGCGGCTGCCATATTATGGACGCGCGCGTAAGTACGACAGCTACCCATGTCACCATGACGATACTGATTGGGGGTGCCTGGAATACCATAGCTAAATTTGAGACGGTTATAAAAAAATATGATAACCAGGTCTTAGTGGCACGTACGCAGGCTCGCACTGCTCAGCCGGATAGTTTTCCTTATACTTCCTATATTGTTGCCCCTGATACCTCCGATGCCTTAATTAAGATTACTGAGTTTTTAGCGGAGCAGGAAATAACACTTTATAATATACAAGTAGAATCTTATAAGGCACCTATGACAGAAGCTACGATGCTAGGTATTTCCGTCGCGTTTGGCGTTCCCGCAACACATTTAGTGGCCGATTTTCGTGAACACTTTATTGTGTTTTGTGATGAAAATAATTTTGATGTGGCGATGGAGCCACAGAAGAATTAA
- a CDS encoding reverse transcriptase family protein: protein MSIVLSSFYPYKPISRLDSLAKVLSVDVSALEKIASLASSYYRENKLKNNRITYTVLSPLKEIQEKIKKNLLDKVVWAYYLHSYIKKRNTKTNATAHLFKKALFNKDIKKYFDNCKEKHIYNVWSKFFNFTDNVASILTKLTIRNGELPQGSCTSPSLSNLIFWKDEPRLVSEFNKIGLAYTRYADDISVSSKNKKLDKVYIIGKIYGMFSKNGFKPAREKHKIYNSSEKMVVNGQTVNSKNVTLDKKYILKVRSYIYKLEKRINTLTKSEFDIDYQSILGKINYIKQYNKKGLGLESRLNKLLDIF from the coding sequence ATGTCAATAGTTTTATCATCTTTTTATCCATATAAACCAATTTCGCGCTTAGATTCACTCGCAAAAGTTCTTAGTGTTGATGTTTCAGCATTAGAAAAAATTGCCTCTTTAGCTTCTTCCTACTATCGGGAAAATAAACTCAAGAACAATCGAATTACTTACACAGTGTTATCTCCATTAAAAGAAATTCAAGAAAAAATAAAAAAGAACCTATTAGACAAAGTTGTGTGGGCATATTATCTTCATTCATATATTAAAAAGCGTAATACTAAAACAAACGCTACAGCTCATTTGTTCAAGAAAGCCTTATTCAATAAAGATATTAAAAAATATTTTGATAACTGCAAAGAGAAGCATATTTATAATGTATGGAGTAAATTTTTTAATTTTACAGATAATGTCGCATCAATCCTGACTAAATTAACTATACGGAATGGTGAATTGCCGCAGGGCTCGTGTACGAGTCCTAGTCTATCTAATTTAATTTTTTGGAAGGATGAGCCTAGATTAGTAAGTGAATTTAATAAAATAGGATTGGCTTATACCCGTTACGCTGATGATATTTCAGTTTCTTCAAAAAATAAAAAATTAGACAAAGTTTATATTATTGGAAAAATTTATGGAATGTTCTCTAAGAATGGATTTAAACCCGCTAGAGAAAAACATAAAATTTATAACTCATCAGAAAAAATGGTTGTTAATGGACAAACCGTTAATAGTAAGAATGTAACCCTTGATAAAAAATATATATTAAAAGTGCGTTCGTATATTTATAAACTAGAAAAAAGAATTAATACCTTAACAAAGTCAGAATTTGATATCGATTATCAAAGTATTTTAGGGAAGATAAATTATATAAAACAATATAATAAAAAGGGCTTAGGTTTAGAGAGCAGGTTAAATAAATTATTGGATATTTTTTAG
- a CDS encoding sensor histidine kinase, with protein MLNASPNKFIDLVNSTIVSSMLDAFGINYSAFDINGNSIVQNKSMQSTISKGEVIAEKIDQPSWENCKKIMRSLKGELTEEEFKGKYYLSLKQPIIENNQCVGIVIISFDVTEKKQGEIAERAKQIFSMNMAHDIRTPFSAIVGFAQLQAMGVLKTPEEVQNYGKMVSDSGTQVLEILNAGLCALDKNEIDVIKKDKIDLYKFAIEMQALITPSIYMERLDFELNVDKNIGEIVTDKIRLKQILTNLLSNAVKFTPKGKGKVTLSFEKTDKLKITVSDTGIGISEEDHARIFDKFVKIKPSYESPVFTGSGMGLYLTKKYVEELNGKINLISSFGEGSTFQLEIPSLS; from the coding sequence ATGCTTAACGCTTCTCCTAACAAATTCATTGATTTGGTTAATTCAACTATTGTCTCTTCAATGCTAGACGCGTTTGGCATTAATTATAGTGCCTTTGATATCAATGGTAATTCCATTGTTCAAAATAAATCAATGCAATCAACTATCTCTAAAGGAGAAGTTATAGCAGAAAAGATTGATCAACCTTCTTGGGAAAATTGTAAAAAAATTATGAGAAGTTTGAAAGGAGAGCTGACTGAAGAAGAATTTAAGGGTAAATACTATTTATCCCTGAAACAACCAATTATTGAAAATAATCAATGTGTGGGAATTGTCATAATAAGCTTTGATGTAACTGAAAAAAAACAAGGTGAAATAGCTGAGAGGGCTAAACAGATCTTTTCGATGAATATGGCGCATGATATACGAACACCTTTTTCAGCTATTGTCGGATTTGCTCAACTTCAGGCAATGGGGGTATTAAAAACACCTGAAGAGGTGCAGAATTATGGAAAGATGGTTAGTGATTCAGGTACCCAGGTATTAGAGATACTAAATGCCGGGTTATGTGCGCTTGATAAAAATGAAATAGATGTTATCAAAAAAGATAAAATAGATTTATATAAATTTGCTATAGAAATGCAGGCGCTTATAACCCCATCTATTTATATGGAAAGATTAGATTTTGAATTAAATGTTGATAAAAATATAGGAGAAATTGTTACTGATAAAATTCGTTTGAAACAAATTTTAACTAATCTTCTATCTAATGCAGTTAAGTTTACCCCTAAAGGTAAAGGTAAGGTTACTTTATCTTTTGAAAAAACAGATAAATTAAAAATAACCGTATCTGATACGGGTATAGGGATCAGCGAGGAAGACCACGCACGTATATTTGACAAATTTGTAAAAATTAAACCTTCTTACGAAAGTCCAGTGTTTACAGGGAGTGGAATGGGCCTGTATCTTACCAAAAAATACGTAGAAGAGCTCAATGGAAAAATCAATTTAATAAGTAGTTTTGGGGAAGGTTCTACCTTTCAACTAGAAATTCCTTCATTATCATAA
- a CDS encoding MFS transporter: MLKNNLGLKGWIVCFVASLFFLFEFLQVNMFSSIDPEVMKAYALESTQLGFLSSIYFYSTVVFLLPAGYLLDRFSPKRIILVTLILSIIGIVGFALSYELWLAAVCRCIEGIASAFCFLGCFKISTNWVPKSRLALATGLIMTIAMLGGVLAQTPLMLLVETYGWRDALFIDAMVGAMVGIAILSIVKDSPANKRDTPSLVETINYWYAFKSAASKASNWACGIYTCLMNLPMMLLGAMWGSLFLMQAHSFSRADAATIVSMIFIGTIVGAPIAGWASDFLCKRKVVMWFAALLSLILTVFITYQPHLSKNAELLVFFLLGFISSAQILGYPTAAQNDRIGIPAMSASLVSFTTMSGYIVFMPLFGWVMNISAPHTTINGVAIRVLCGLLELAYSWLLSRFSLYVTLSFLLSLSLFNTP, translated from the coding sequence ATGTTGAAGAATAACCTAGGACTAAAGGGTTGGATTGTTTGTTTTGTTGCGTCTCTTTTCTTTTTATTTGAATTTCTTCAGGTCAATATGTTTAGCTCAATTGATCCTGAAGTGATGAAAGCTTATGCGCTTGAATCAACTCAATTAGGTTTTTTATCATCTATTTATTTTTATTCGACTGTCGTTTTCCTGCTACCTGCAGGCTATCTTTTAGATCGTTTTTCTCCAAAGAGAATCATTTTGGTTACATTGATTTTGAGTATTATCGGAATTGTTGGTTTTGCTCTTTCATATGAATTATGGTTGGCAGCCGTTTGTCGGTGTATTGAGGGGATTGCAAGCGCATTTTGTTTTTTAGGATGCTTTAAGATTTCAACAAATTGGGTTCCAAAGTCCCGATTAGCATTGGCCACCGGATTAATTATGACTATCGCCATGTTAGGAGGGGTGTTAGCGCAAACGCCCTTGATGTTGCTTGTTGAAACATATGGTTGGCGAGATGCACTTTTTATAGATGCTATGGTTGGTGCTATGGTGGGTATTGCTATTTTATCAATCGTGAAAGACTCACCTGCTAATAAGCGAGATACGCCAAGTTTAGTTGAAACGATCAATTATTGGTACGCGTTTAAAAGCGCTGCTTCAAAAGCCAGTAATTGGGCATGCGGTATTTACACGTGTCTTATGAATTTACCTATGATGTTATTAGGAGCCATGTGGGGAAGTTTATTTTTAATGCAAGCCCATTCATTTTCTAGAGCTGATGCAGCTACCATTGTTAGCATGATTTTTATTGGAACTATCGTCGGTGCTCCGATTGCTGGGTGGGCATCTGATTTTTTATGCAAAAGAAAAGTTGTAATGTGGTTCGCAGCATTACTATCCTTGATTTTGACAGTTTTTATTACCTATCAGCCACATTTAAGCAAGAATGCTGAATTACTTGTTTTCTTTTTACTTGGATTTATTTCAAGCGCTCAAATATTGGGATATCCAACGGCCGCTCAGAATGATCGAATAGGAATTCCTGCTATGTCAGCAAGTCTTGTCTCATTTACGACGATGAGTGGATACATTGTGTTTATGCCACTTTTTGGATGGGTAATGAATATTTCTGCACCGCATACTACTATAAATGGTGTAGCAATCAGAGTGCTTTGTGGATTATTAGAATTGGCTTATTCCTGGCTTTTGTCGCGGTTTTCTTTATACGTAACCCTGAGCTTTCTCCTAAGTCTATCTCTCTTCAATACCCCGTAG
- a CDS encoding AI-2E family transporter yields MLQLVKTWLSRYILDPELAILWLFLIFIVVVFAVLGKILAPVLVSVVIAYLLQWPISSLEKLRFPKVAAVLSVYISFIGIVVLGIVGLLPLLVRQLSNLIAELPNMAARGQEILLFLPSRYPDYLSATQIQDWILQFKSGLTHFGQWILSASLVYIPNIIAFAIYFVLVPLLVYFFLIDEKKIIAWITQYLPERRRLISQVWREAYAQTGNYVRGKALEMLIVWIVTYLSFALLGLQYAMLLSVLVGVSVIIPYIGAVMVTIPVLIIGSLQWGWSAHFAYLVAIYAIIITLDANVLVPFLFSEAVDLHPVTIIIAVLIFGGLLGFWGVFFAIPLASVMKAILNAVAYKKPVSTKQLNY; encoded by the coding sequence ATGCTGCAACTCGTTAAAACCTGGCTATCTCGCTACATTCTTGATCCAGAATTAGCTATTCTTTGGCTATTTTTAATTTTTATTGTCGTTGTATTTGCCGTACTGGGAAAAATTCTAGCGCCGGTACTCGTCAGTGTCGTTATCGCTTATTTACTACAATGGCCCATTAGCTCCTTAGAAAAACTTCGCTTCCCTAAAGTCGCCGCTGTTTTAAGCGTTTATATCAGCTTTATTGGAATCGTTGTTTTAGGCATTGTGGGTTTACTACCTTTGCTCGTTCGCCAGCTAAGTAATTTGATAGCAGAATTACCCAACATGGCCGCGCGTGGTCAAGAGATTTTACTCTTTTTACCCTCTCGTTATCCCGATTATCTTTCAGCCACACAAATCCAAGACTGGATCCTGCAATTTAAATCAGGATTAACCCATTTTGGACAATGGATCCTGTCTGCTTCGTTAGTCTATATTCCTAATATCATTGCATTTGCTATTTATTTCGTATTAGTGCCTTTATTAGTTTACTTTTTCTTAATCGATGAGAAGAAGATTATCGCATGGATCACTCAATACCTGCCGGAAAGACGACGTTTAATTTCACAGGTATGGAGAGAAGCGTATGCACAAACAGGAAATTATGTACGCGGAAAAGCTTTAGAAATGCTGATCGTTTGGATTGTGACTTATTTATCATTTGCATTACTGGGTTTACAGTACGCAATGTTACTGAGTGTTTTAGTTGGCGTTTCTGTTATCATTCCTTATATCGGTGCGGTCATGGTCACCATCCCTGTGCTGATTATTGGTTCTTTACAATGGGGCTGGTCAGCCCATTTTGCCTATCTTGTGGCTATTTATGCCATTATCATCACCTTAGATGCCAATGTACTCGTGCCCTTCTTATTCTCTGAAGCAGTTGATCTACACCCGGTGACTATTATTATTGCGGTATTGATATTTGGTGGGCTACTTGGATTCTGGGGAGTGTTTTTCGCTATTCCTTTAGCCAGTGTCATGAAAGCAATTCTAAATGCAGTGGCTTATAAAAAACCAGTGTCTACGAAACAACTTAATTACTAG
- a CDS encoding helix-turn-helix transcriptional regulator — MKGMDLQNHYVLKSADEVNQICTLLQDIGVSYFNYLKIYKDGSRELLTNNAPWIDHFYQNALYLTAGVVDVEHLLPKGYFLWSELDSEDPVYSQGRESFNIDNGVSFVIKRDDVTYLYIFASTKDNVHINNYYVRNIDLFKRFIQHFQDRGADLIKQSAKNRIFLPERQIVTPNRLKDIEVSLETRTAFYKKTEMDKFYLLSASDDLYLTPKQAEVSVYLVAGVTAKQCARHLGISHRTVETYIEEMKQKIFKVLGINLSKDELAIFLKKTGIQDVVFPDRFNKHVEE; from the coding sequence ATGAAAGGGATGGACTTACAAAATCATTATGTACTCAAGTCGGCTGATGAAGTTAATCAGATTTGCACGCTGTTGCAGGACATTGGGGTTAGTTATTTCAATTATCTCAAAATTTACAAAGATGGCTCGCGTGAGTTACTGACTAATAATGCTCCCTGGATTGATCATTTTTATCAAAATGCACTCTATTTGACAGCAGGAGTCGTTGATGTTGAGCATCTTCTGCCTAAAGGTTATTTCTTGTGGTCTGAACTTGATTCAGAGGACCCTGTCTATAGTCAAGGAAGGGAGTCATTTAATATCGATAATGGGGTTAGCTTTGTCATTAAGCGTGATGATGTAACCTATCTTTACATTTTTGCATCCACTAAAGATAACGTTCATATTAATAACTACTATGTTAGAAATATCGATCTTTTTAAACGTTTTATTCAACACTTTCAGGACAGAGGTGCTGATTTAATTAAGCAGTCAGCAAAAAATAGAATATTTTTACCTGAACGACAAATTGTAACCCCTAATCGCCTTAAGGATATTGAGGTATCCCTCGAAACTAGAACCGCTTTTTATAAAAAAACAGAGATGGATAAATTCTATCTTTTAAGTGCATCAGATGATTTATATCTTACGCCTAAGCAAGCTGAAGTTTCTGTTTATCTTGTTGCTGGGGTTACCGCTAAGCAATGTGCGCGTCACCTTGGTATTTCGCATCGTACCGTTGAGACATATATCGAAGAAATGAAACAAAAAATTTTCAAAGTTTTAGGTATTAATCTGAGTAAAGATGAGTTGGCAATATTTTTGAAAAAAACAGGAATTCAAGATGTCGTATTTCCCGACAGGTTCAATAAGCATGTTGAAGAATAA
- the guaB gene encoding IMP dehydrogenase, whose protein sequence is MKMIPEGLTFDDILLLPNHSEALPKDVSLVTQLTSTISLQSPLISAAMDTVTEAKLAIALAQEGGLGILHKNMPPEIQASEVRKVKNFESGIVRNPITIAPEASIRELLTLMATHFISGIPVVTKDKQLVGIVTHRDSRFEKNLELPVSSIMTPKERLITAKAQASADEITDLLHQHRLEKILLVDEGFHCYGLVTAKDLQKSKEKPLASKDKQGQLRVGAAIGVGPDTKERARVLIEAGVDILCVDTAHGHSQTVIETVRFLKKEYPKMPLIAGNIATAPAAEALAKAGADAVKVGVGPGSICTTRIVTGVGVPQITAIMQVATALKGQAVSIIADGGIRYSGDLCKALAAGADVVMIGSLFAGTEEAPGEIELYQGRPYKTYRGMGSLGAMQQGSSDRYFQANIESSKLVPEGIEGRIPYKGSLQTVIHHLLGGVRAGMGYTGSKNIAELHKQAQFIKLTSAGMRESHVHNVSITKEAPNYFKED, encoded by the coding sequence ATGAAAATGATTCCAGAAGGATTAACCTTTGACGACATATTACTACTTCCCAATCATTCAGAAGCGTTGCCTAAAGACGTCTCACTTGTTACACAACTAACCTCTACCATTAGCCTACAAAGCCCTTTGATTTCGGCTGCTATGGATACGGTAACAGAAGCAAAACTTGCGATTGCCTTAGCGCAGGAAGGCGGATTAGGCATCCTACACAAAAACATGCCACCTGAAATACAGGCCAGCGAAGTTAGGAAAGTAAAAAATTTCGAAAGTGGAATTGTAAGAAACCCTATCACTATAGCGCCTGAAGCCAGCATACGAGAATTATTAACGTTAATGGCGACTCATTTTATCTCAGGCATCCCCGTCGTCACCAAAGACAAACAGCTTGTTGGAATTGTCACACATCGCGATAGCCGATTTGAAAAAAACTTAGAACTCCCTGTATCGTCTATCATGACGCCAAAAGAACGATTAATCACCGCAAAAGCGCAAGCATCCGCCGATGAAATTACCGACTTATTGCATCAACATCGTTTAGAAAAAATCTTACTGGTTGATGAGGGATTTCATTGCTACGGACTCGTCACTGCGAAAGACCTACAAAAATCTAAAGAAAAACCACTGGCGAGCAAAGATAAACAAGGTCAACTCCGAGTCGGCGCAGCGATAGGTGTGGGTCCTGATACAAAAGAACGTGCCCGTGTCCTAATAGAAGCAGGGGTTGATATTCTTTGTGTTGATACCGCGCATGGGCATTCACAAACCGTCATTGAAACAGTCCGATTCTTAAAAAAAGAGTACCCTAAAATGCCCCTTATCGCCGGCAATATCGCAACAGCGCCAGCGGCAGAAGCCTTAGCCAAAGCCGGCGCAGATGCTGTCAAAGTCGGTGTAGGTCCTGGCTCTATTTGCACAACACGTATCGTAACTGGCGTTGGCGTTCCTCAGATTACGGCTATTATGCAAGTCGCTACCGCATTAAAAGGCCAAGCGGTTTCCATCATTGCCGATGGAGGAATCCGTTATTCCGGCGATCTCTGCAAAGCACTGGCTGCTGGTGCTGATGTTGTTATGATCGGTAGTTTATTTGCAGGAACTGAAGAAGCGCCTGGGGAAATAGAGTTATATCAAGGTCGACCTTATAAAACCTATAGAGGTATGGGCTCTTTAGGCGCCATGCAACAAGGTTCTTCGGATCGTTATTTTCAAGCTAATATCGAATCAAGTAAATTGGTTCCAGAAGGGATAGAGGGTAGAATCCCCTACAAAGGCTCTCTGCAAACCGTTATTCATCATTTATTAGGAGGTGTACGCGCAGGCATGGGATACACAGGAAGTAAAAATATCGCGGAGCTACACAAACAAGCGCAGTTTATAAAACTAACTAGCGCGGGAATGCGCGAAAGCCATGTCCATAATGTCAGTATTACAAAAGAGGCACCTAACTATTTCAAAGAAGATTGA
- a CDS encoding peroxiredoxin: MLVINKPAPDFSVAATNAKAITLSDLIGKNVVLYFYPKDCTSGCTQEGKDFTEHYKKFASLNTVILGISRDTIKLHLKFKSEQQFPFELLSDTDQKVCELYGVLKEKMMYGKKTRGIERSTFLIDKKGVLRREWRGVKVPGHVQEVLQAVGEL; this comes from the coding sequence ATGTTAGTAATTAATAAACCTGCACCCGATTTTAGCGTTGCTGCAACTAATGCTAAAGCTATTACTTTAAGCGATTTAATCGGTAAAAATGTTGTTTTATATTTTTATCCTAAAGATTGTACTTCAGGCTGTACTCAAGAAGGCAAGGATTTTACAGAGCATTATAAAAAATTTGCTTCACTTAATACGGTTATTTTAGGTATTTCTCGCGATACGATAAAGCTACATTTGAAGTTTAAATCAGAACAGCAGTTTCCCTTTGAGCTATTGTCTGATACTGATCAAAAAGTTTGCGAGCTTTATGGTGTGCTAAAAGAAAAAATGATGTATGGAAAGAAAACGCGTGGCATAGAGCGCAGCACTTTTTTAATTGATAAAAAAGGCGTGTTACGGCGCGAATGGCGAGGCGTTAAAGTGCCAGGTCATGTGCAAGAAGTGCTGCAAGCCGTAGGCGAACTATAA
- a CDS encoding terminase small subunit, with product MKWNLMPVTNETRLPNGLTQRQFAFYNLLIKQMDEMGKMDAKQAAIEAGFSSTNASRIATRLLKKPEGKAYLKSLQVKSIHSATATMDWVMEKLIRVVYAGISDNGTINGKFLKDSLRALSEINKIKGYYAPEKEFYLNMTMDDVQEARARELTIKYTREY from the coding sequence ATGAAATGGAATTTAATGCCAGTGACTAATGAAACACGGTTGCCCAATGGACTTACCCAACGTCAATTTGCCTTCTATAACCTATTAATAAAGCAAATGGATGAAATGGGGAAAATGGACGCAAAGCAAGCGGCTATAGAAGCGGGCTTTTCCTCAACAAATGCCTCACGGATTGCTACTCGCCTCTTGAAAAAACCAGAGGGCAAAGCCTACCTAAAATCGCTACAAGTAAAATCTATCCATTCTGCTACTGCTACGATGGACTGGGTAATGGAAAAACTAATAAGGGTAGTTTATGCCGGTATTTCTGACAATGGTACAATTAATGGTAAGTTTTTAAAAGATTCTCTGCGTGCACTTTCTGAAATTAATAAAATCAAAGGTTATTATGCGCCAGAGAAGGAATTCTATCTCAATATGACAATGGATGATGTCCAAGAAGCTAGAGCGAGAGAATTGACTATAAAATATACTAGAGAGTATTGA